The following proteins are co-located in the Apium graveolens cultivar Ventura chromosome 5, ASM990537v1, whole genome shotgun sequence genome:
- the LOC141659700 gene encoding uncharacterized protein LOC141659700 yields MATAAPGNGRITIQDMSNPLFLHPLDVPSSIQVDKLQGSSDYRSWKRSMEIALGAKRKLGFVTGTVSRPTTDAAQMDLWGTCNSIVIAWLTSNLSPSIKQSVLFNALSINDYYTSMRFLWEELDAINTLPPVTTPTAEVQALLNAISLQAEETKLFQFLNGLNEVYNPQRSQLLLMLPLPSVETASAAGRSST; encoded by the exons ATGGCCACTGCAGCCCCTGGTAATGGTCGTATAACGATTCAAGATATGTCAAACCCGTTATTTCTTCACCCATTAGATGTACCATCTTCTATACAAGTGGATAAATTACAAGGTTCATCAGATTATCGCTCCTGGAAAAGATCGATGGAAATAGCCCTTGGAGCTAAAAGAAAGCTGGGTTTTGTAACTGGCACTGTTAGCCGACCCACAACTGATGCTGCTCAAATGGATCTTTGGGGCACCTGCAATAGTATAGTAATCGCTTGGCTTACCTCTAATCTTTCTCCTTCTATTAAACAATCTGTTCTCTTT AATGCTTTGTCTATTAATGATTATTACACGTCTATGAGGTTTTTGTGGGAAGAGCTGGATGCAATAAACACTCTTCCCCCAGTGACTACTCCCACTGCTGAAGTGCAGGCTCTATTGAATGCTATCAGTCTTCAAGCGGAGGAAACTAAGCTATTTCAATTCTTGAATGGATTGAATGAGGTTTATAATCCTCAGCGCAGCCAATTGCTACTTATGCTCCCCCTTCCTTCGGTTGAAACTGCATCTGCAGCAGGAAGAAGCTCAACGTGA